TCCAATTCCAATGCCTGCAATTTCTCGGTGGAAGGCGCAGGCACAAAGGGCATGGCCGACACCTTGGCAAGGTTGGTATAACGCCAGGCTTCCGTACGGGGACCGGGTAGGCCGATCGATTCGAACGACTGCATCGCCGAACGGCGCATGGGCAACCAGGTATTGTCCTTCTCACCGGAAAATAGACGGTCGAACGTCTCCCGGTAAACCGGTGCAAGCTGCAGCGTGGATGTTGATGTCTTGCTCATGGGATCAGACTCCTGCCGACACTTCTTCTTTGATCCAGTCGTAACCCTTGGCTTCGAGCTCAAGGGCGAGTTCCTTCGGACCCGATTTTACAATGCGGCCTTTGTACAGGACATGCACGACGTCGGGCACGATATAATCCAGCAATCGCTGGTAATGGGTAATGACTACAAAGGAACGTTCGGGAGATCGCAGGGCGTTCACGCCATTGGCGACGATCCGCAGGGCGTCGATGTCGAGCCCGGAATCCGTTTCGTCGAGCAGGCACAGCGAAGGTTCCAGCATGGCCATCTGGAAGATTTCGTTACGCTTCTTTTCTCCGCCGCTGAAGCCCTCGTTCACGGACCGCTGGGTCATCGCCTTGTCCATTTCCACAAGGGCCATCTTCTCCTTCATCAGCGCGATGAAGTCCTTGGAGTCAAGCGGGTTTTGTCCGCGCGCTTTCCGCACTTCATTCACAGCGGTTTTCAGGAAATTCGCGTTGCTGACACCCGGTATCTCGACAGGATACTGGAATGCGAGGAAGACGCCCTTGCGCGCACGGTCCTCCGGAGAAAGTTCCAGCAGGTTCTCGCCCTTCAGACTGACCGAGCCGCCGGTCACTTCATACTCTTCGCGTCCCGCCAATACGGAAGCAAGCGTACTCTTACCGGAACCATTCGGCCCCATGATTGCATGGACTTCTCCAGGCTTAACTTCCAAAGAAAGTCCGTGCAGAATCTCTTTTCCTTCGATGGAAGCGTGGAGGTTTTTTATCGTTAGCATCTCTAATGATGTTCGTTTAAGGTTGAATGTTGGCAAGTTGAAAGATCACGGATTATTGACCTTGATTCTTTGCTTGATGATCCTTTGATATAGTGCTTCAGGTTCAGTTACCTGGTAGTTCTTCTTTCGAAGGTTGGCGTTTTGAAGATAGCTCATCAAACCGGAAAGCATCTTGCTTATCGTGGTGACTTTATCGTATAGTTCCTTGAATTCTTTTTTATCGATGTAATTCTGGTCGAATGACAAATAAAGTTGTGCTCTGAGTTCTCCAGCACTTCCTTTCGCCATGGAAAGAAAATGGACGAACTCTTTCGGGCTATTGCGCTCGAACCCCTCTGCTATGTTTGACAGAATGGAGACTACTGCTCGTCTGACCTGATCCCGCAGAACAAAATCTTTTTGGAAATTTGATAAAGAGGATACCCTATAAGTCAGGTTGGCCAACACACGTGCTTCCTGCCAAATTTTCAGATCCTCAAACCGCTCAATAGTAGCCATTCCAACTTTCAACTTTCAACTTTCAACCTTCAACTTTCAACGTGAAAACGTTCAAACGTTACAACGTTATAACGTTCAAACGCCCCCACATCACCCCACCGACCCCTCCAACGATATCGCCAGCAACTTCTGGGCTTCAACGGCGAATTCCATCGGAAGCTGGTTGAATACTTCTTTGCAATAGCCGTTCACGATGAGGCTGACGGCATCTTCGGTGGAAATGCCACGCTGGTTACAATAGAAGATCTGGTCCTCGCCGACTTTGGAGGTCGTCGCCTCGTGCTCGACTTTCGCATTCTTGTTGTGCACTTCGAGGTACGGGAAGGTGTGCGCCCCGCAACGATCGCCAAGTAGCAGCGAATCGCATTGGGAGAAGTTCCGGGCGTTGTCGGCTTTCTTGCTGATCTTCACCAGTCCCCGATAGCTGTTCTGACTGCGCCCGCCTGAGATTCCTTTTGACACGATCGTGCTCCGGGTATTCTTTCCGAGGTGGATCATCTTCGTGCCGGTATCGGCTTGCTGGTAGTTGTTCGTTACGGCAACGGAATAAAATTCTCCGATGCTGTTGTCACCTTTGAGGATGACACTCGGGTACTTCCACGTGATCGCTGAGCCGGTCTCCACCTGCGTCCAGGATATCTTGGCATTCGCCTCCGCACACAGACCGCGCTTGGTGACGAAATTGTAGATACCTCCTCGCCCTTCTTTGTCGCCCGGGTACCAGTTCTGGACGGTGGAATATTTCACCTGCGCGTCCCGGTGCGCGTAGATCTCGACCACCGCCGCGTGCAACTGGTTCTCGTCGCGCATGGGCGCTGTGCATCCTTCGAGGTAACTCACATACGCGCCTTCGTCGGCAACGATCAGCGTACGCTCGAACTGCCCCGTGCCGGCAGCGTTGATCCGGAAGTAGGTCGATAACTCCATCGGACAACGGACGCCTTTCGGGATATAACAGAAAGAACCGTCGCTGAAAACGGCGGAATTGAGCGCGGCGTAGAAATTATCAGTGTGCGGAACTACCGATCCCAGATACTTCTTGATCAGTTCCGGATAGTCGTGCACCGCTTCACTGAAGGAGCAAAAGACAATACCTAATTCGGCAAGCGTTTCCCGAAAGGTGGTCTTGACCGAAACACTGTCGATCACCGCGTCGACGGCTACTCCCGCGAGTCGTTTTTGTTCTTCGAGCGAAATACCCAGTTTATCAAAGGTCGACTTGATTTCCGGATCCAATTCGTCCAGGCTGTTCAGTTGTTTTTTCTGCTTGGGAGCGGAATAGTAGATGATGTCCTGGAAGTCGATCGTCGGATAGTGAACATTGGGCCAGGTCGGCTCAACCATGGTCTGCCAATGCCGGAACGCTTTGAGTCGCCATTCGAGCAACCATTCCGGTTCGTTCTTCTTCATGGAAATGAAACGAACGATGTCTTCGCTCAGACCCTTCGGAGCCGTTTCCGACTCGATGTTGCTGACAAAGCCCCACTTGTACTCGCTTTGCGCGAGATCGTCCAGTATTTTCTGGTCGTCTGACATATCGGTCCGTCTAATGCACCATGAATTCCGATGCTTACGGTTTAATTGGACTAATTCTAAATTAGGCGTTAAAAAAAATCAGACTGCGAAGCTTTCACCGCAGCCGCAGGTGCGTGAAGCGTTCGGATTGTTGAACTGGAAACCTTTTCCGTTCAATCCATCCGAAAAATCCAGTTGCGTTCCGACCAGGTAGAGGAAACTCTTTTTATCGCAGACGATCCTCATCCCCTTATCTTCGAACACCTTATCGTCGGGCTGCGTGACGTTATCGAATTTCAATTCGTAGGTCAAACCCGAACATCCCCCTCCAGCCACGCCGACCCGAATAAAGGAATCGGATGGCCGGTTTTCTGCCTTGATCAACTCCAGGGCTTTCTCTTTTGCCCGCTCGGTTACCGTGATCATTTCTTCGTTTTTACTTAATTATCAGGCACAAAGGTACGGATTAGCCCGCTAGGAAGCAATCTGATTCCCCTGCCCTGATGCCGAAACACCTGGGAAGCTAAAAGGTTGTCCGACAATGGATAAAATAGCTAAAAATCGAATATATACTCATTCATGACTTTTTGAAATTTAGCATATTATTGAAAATTAATAATTTATGAATAATGACGGCTAATGGCCTGAATTTGACTTAAAAAGCTACAGAAGGTGCCTGCAACCCATCAATCTGGCCAGGTAGTGTCATTTTAATAAAAACATCGAATTTCTTACGCTTTCCCAATTCGGGACAACTACTTGACCCAGAGATCGTAATGATTCCTTAGTTCAGTTAGAACCATGGCCTCCCGACTCCGTCGCAGAACCCGTCAACGCCAGCGCATGAGCCCTACCCTTCGGTGGGTAGCTTACAGTGCGGCATTCTTTTTCCTGCTAGCAGGTGGCTTCTTCCTGATCGGCAACCTGGGTACTTCTCAGGATGCAGTGGCCGGTCTGGGACAACACGGTGCCAAGACCGTTACTACTTCGAATACTATCCTGAACGAATACACGGCCCTGACCAATAATGCTTCTGCCGGTTCGACCAATATCCGGGTGACCAGTTCATCTTTGAATGCCAATGGCAGGTTCAGTGCCGCTCTGGAAGCAGGCGACCTTTTGATGATCGTGCAGATGCAAGGAGCCAGTATCAGCGTCGCGGATGCCTCCACCTACGGTCAGATTAGCAGCTACAACAATTGCGGGAACTTCGAATTTGTTCAGGTGGCCAGCGTTCCAAGCGGTACACAGATCAACTTATCCACGGGTCTTGCCCGTTCCTATAGTATTTCGGGTAAAGTACAGGTGGTTCGAGTACCACGCTATTCTTCACTGACCATCAACTCAGGTGCCAGCGTTACCTGTCCTGCGTGGAACGGAACCACCGGCGGTATCGTGGCAATCGAATGCAACGGCGCTACGGTCATCAACGGCAGCATCGATGTTTCCGGAAAAGGATTCCGCGGCGGTGCAACCGAACAAAACACATCTACTCCTGGCAATTCAACGATCTGGCGATCCACCCTGGATACCGACGGCGCAGAAAAAGGTGAGAGCATCGCCGGTCCTGCCAGCAGCCTTTCCAACGGCCGCTATGGCCGTGGCGCTCCTGCCAATGGCGGTGGCGGCGGCAACTCCCACAACGGCGGCGGTGGCGGCGGCGCTAACGGTGGCAGCACGGCCCTCTGGAATGGAAAAGGCAATCCACACAACCTCAACGCCAACTGGACCACCGCCTGGAACCTCGAAGCGGTTGGCTTTGCTCTCAATACTTCAAGCGGAGGCGGACGTGGCGGTTACTCCTGGTCCAGCAACTTCAACAACCCGATCACCACTGCCCCCGGTAATGCTGCCTGGGCAGGCGACAACCGCAAGAACGTGGGTGGTTATGGCGGTCGCCCGCTCACCTATGCTGCCGGAAAAATTTTCATGGGCGGCGGCGGTGGAGCCGGTGATTCGAATAACAACGTCGGCACTCCGGGTGGCAACGGCGGCGGAATCGTTTACTTGTTGAGCGGTTCAACTGTTAGCGGCAGCGGTACCATCAACGCGAACGGCGCTTCTGTCGCTACGTCCTCGGGAACTCCTGGTGATGCAGGCGGCGGCGGCGGCGGCGGCGGAACCATTTTCATCTACAGCTACAGCGCTACGGTAACAGGACTTACCCTCAATGCCAACGGCGGCAATGGCGGAAGCCAGAACCTCAACAACGGCGGCGAAGTGGAAGGCAACGGCGGCGGCGGCGGCGGCGGATACATCAGCACGACCAACCCTGTACTTCTGACCAGAAACGTAAATGGCGGCACATATGGCACAACGAACGCTCCGCCCATGGTGAACTTCACCGCCAACGGGGCCACTTCGGGAGGCGCAGGAACCATCGTGAATAATCCAACCAATCCGTACACGACTCCCACCGCCCTGCCGATCGAACTGAAATCCTTCGACGCGAATCCGGAAAGCGAAGGAAGCGTCACGCTGAGCTGGGTCACGGCTTCGGAGATCAACAACGACTACTTTACACTTGAACGCAGTACCGACGGTATGCATTACTCCGTCATCAACAAGCAACCCGGTGCCGGCAATTCCACCACCGAACGCTATTACAGTTTTACCGATACGGAACCGGATGACGGCGATAATTTCTACCGGTTAACGCAAACAGACTACGACGGCAAATTCGAAACGTTCGACCCGGTCCATGTCTATGTAAAGAATAAAAATGCCTCCGGTGCGGCGATCGCCAACGCCTATCCCAATCCGTTCAGTGATCGCTTCGAAGTAAACATGAAAGGGGTGTTGGATTCACGCGGTGAACTCACCCTGGTGAACAGCGGCGGCGTCACGATTCGCAGTATTCCCATCGGACCCGACGACATTTCCCGTACCCAGGCGTTCGACAACCTCGAGGGTCTGCCTTCCGGTCTCTACATCCTCTACCTCACCGACGCCGAAGGCAAAAACGCGTCGATGGTGAAGCTGGTGAAGCGTTGAGGGGATCATCACTGCTCACTCGAACCGTTATTTACACACACACCAGGATATTGGAAGAGTGTCCGGAGAAATGAACTGGTAACTAGTAACTGGTAACTAGTAACTAGTAATTAGTAATTACCATTCTTTAGTTACTAGTTTTTAGTTACTAATTTTTAGTTACTAGTCTCAAGTCACCAATTTCCTTTCCCTCACCTTATCCTCAACTTCCTCAACTTTCCCGTTTCATCGCGAAAGTGATAGCGTCCGGGTTTTAATCCGGATATCACGACCATCTGTACTTCTTTTCCAGCTGGCAGAACATGCCCCTCCGCGTCGAGCAGGAGAACTTCACCCGGCGCTTCAAGATACAATTCACGTACCGGGGTTGATTTTGCAGACACTTCCTGCCCTGCAACATCAAACAACTTCTTGCCTTTAACGGACGACGCTTCGACTTCAGGCTGCCTGGTCGCACTCGAATCCGCTTTGATTTCCCTGGGCTCCAGAGCCGTTGTCAAAAACGGATGCAGCAGGAATACCAATACATACAAATAATGCTTTTTCGCTTTCAACAGATTTTTCATGCTGCAAAGAACTTCCCCTAACATTACGTCACGTTCAACCCACGCTGAGTAAAAAGTTAAATTGCTGTGAAGGCGATGTTAGGAGGGGGTCTTGAAGGTTGAAGGTTGAAAGTCTA
This DNA window, taken from Bacteroidota bacterium, encodes the following:
- the sufB gene encoding Fe-S cluster assembly protein SufB, which codes for MSDDQKILDDLAQSEYKWGFVSNIESETAPKGLSEDIVRFISMKKNEPEWLLEWRLKAFRHWQTMVEPTWPNVHYPTIDFQDIIYYSAPKQKKQLNSLDELDPEIKSTFDKLGISLEEQKRLAGVAVDAVIDSVSVKTTFRETLAELGIVFCSFSEAVHDYPELIKKYLGSVVPHTDNFYAALNSAVFSDGSFCYIPKGVRCPMELSTYFRINAAGTGQFERTLIVADEGAYVSYLEGCTAPMRDENQLHAAVVEIYAHRDAQVKYSTVQNWYPGDKEGRGGIYNFVTKRGLCAEANAKISWTQVETGSAITWKYPSVILKGDNSIGEFYSVAVTNNYQQADTGTKMIHLGKNTRSTIVSKGISGGRSQNSYRGLVKISKKADNARNFSQCDSLLLGDRCGAHTFPYLEVHNKNAKVEHEATTSKVGEDQIFYCNQRGISTEDAVSLIVNGYCKEVFNQLPMEFAVEAQKLLAISLEGSVG
- a CDS encoding T9SS type A sorting domain-containing protein, yielding MASRLRRRTRQRQRMSPTLRWVAYSAAFFFLLAGGFFLIGNLGTSQDAVAGLGQHGAKTVTTSNTILNEYTALTNNASAGSTNIRVTSSSLNANGRFSAALEAGDLLMIVQMQGASISVADASTYGQISSYNNCGNFEFVQVASVPSGTQINLSTGLARSYSISGKVQVVRVPRYSSLTINSGASVTCPAWNGTTGGIVAIECNGATVINGSIDVSGKGFRGGATEQNTSTPGNSTIWRSTLDTDGAEKGESIAGPASSLSNGRYGRGAPANGGGGGNSHNGGGGGGANGGSTALWNGKGNPHNLNANWTTAWNLEAVGFALNTSSGGGRGGYSWSSNFNNPITTAPGNAAWAGDNRKNVGGYGGRPLTYAAGKIFMGGGGGAGDSNNNVGTPGGNGGGIVYLLSGSTVSGSGTINANGASVATSSGTPGDAGGGGGGGGTIFIYSYSATVTGLTLNANGGNGGSQNLNNGGEVEGNGGGGGGGYISTTNPVLLTRNVNGGTYGTTNAPPMVNFTANGATSGGAGTIVNNPTNPYTTPTALPIELKSFDANPESEGSVTLSWVTASEINNDYFTLERSTDGMHYSVINKQPGAGNSTTERYYSFTDTEPDDGDNFYRLTQTDYDGKFETFDPVHVYVKNKNASGAAIANAYPNPFSDRFEVNMKGVLDSRGELTLVNSGGVTIRSIPIGPDDISRTQAFDNLEGLPSGLYILYLTDAEGKNASMVKLVKR
- a CDS encoding iron-sulfur cluster assembly accessory protein, which translates into the protein MITVTERAKEKALELIKAENRPSDSFIRVGVAGGGCSGLTYELKFDNVTQPDDKVFEDKGMRIVCDKKSFLYLVGTQLDFSDGLNGKGFQFNNPNASRTCGCGESFAV
- a CDS encoding four helix bundle protein; the encoded protein is MATIERFEDLKIWQEARVLANLTYRVSSLSNFQKDFVLRDQVRRAVVSILSNIAEGFERNSPKEFVHFLSMAKGSAGELRAQLYLSFDQNYIDKKEFKELYDKVTTISKMLSGLMSYLQNANLRKKNYQVTEPEALYQRIIKQRIKVNNP
- the sufC gene encoding Fe-S cluster assembly ATPase SufC, yielding MLTIKNLHASIEGKEILHGLSLEVKPGEVHAIMGPNGSGKSTLASVLAGREEYEVTGGSVSLKGENLLELSPEDRARKGVFLAFQYPVEIPGVSNANFLKTAVNEVRKARGQNPLDSKDFIALMKEKMALVEMDKAMTQRSVNEGFSGGEKKRNEIFQMAMLEPSLCLLDETDSGLDIDALRIVANGVNALRSPERSFVVITHYQRLLDYIVPDVVHVLYKGRIVKSGPKELALELEAKGYDWIKEEVSAGV